The Deinococcus betulae DNA segment AAGACGGGCGGGACCAGCCTAGAGGTGGAGGGGCGCCCGACTGCCTTCAGAGGAAAGGCGGGCCCTTCACATTCAGCTTGGTGGGGATACCTCACGGCGGACCCAGAGCGATTGAGGGAAGGGACCTTAACTGCGCTGCGGTGCTTTGGCTGGTCATGTGGAGAAACCAGTCAGGCTCACCCGTTTTAACAGGACTTTGTCAGAATGGGTTTTCATGGCTGGGCAGGCTCCACAACTGCGTTTACTCGACCTCGTGCAGGTTGTGCTAGAGCGCCCACTGATGTATACGGCGTGCGGCTCATACAACGAGGTCGTCGCTTTCATTGAGGGGTACCACATCGGACATCGTCCAGCCGGAACCCTGTGGTTCGAGTTCCTCAACTGGTTGCGTGAACACCTTGGAGAAGGCGAAGGGAGACTCATACTCCGATTCCGCCAGACATTCCAAGATGACACTACGGCTCTTCAGGAATTGAGGTCGCTGTACAACCGATTTATTCAGCATCAAGCGGAATCACGAGTATCCCTGGTTGAAGAATGACAAAGTCCTGTTAAACGGGTGAGCCTGACTGGTGGAACAGCATCAAAGGAGAGGGTGACGCGGAAAGCCTGAAGAGCTGAATGGCTCGGCCATGTGGGTCAGCTGACGGGCTCCAGCTTCAGGCCCCGCCGCAGAGCCTCTAGACTGCGGGCCACAAAGGCCCTGGAGACCGGGGCGGCCGGCGCAAAGCGTTCGCTGGCATGGTAAGCCCCCTCGACCTCGTCCCACTTGCAGGGTACCCCGGCCGCCCGGAGGCGTTGGGCGTACAGGCAGGCTTCGTCGTAAAACAGGTCGAGTGTGCCTGCGCCAATCCAGGCCGGGGCCAGACCAGCCAGGTGTTCGCGGCGGGCTGGGGCGGCGTACTCGGGGGCGCTCTCCCACTGCGGGGCACGTCCCAGATACGCTGTCCAGCCCAGCCGGTTTGAAGCGGGTGTCCAGACGAACTCGCCGCGTCCACTGTGGTCGGTTCTCAGCACTGTGCGGTCGTCCAGCATGGGGTACAGCAGCAGCTGAAAGGCCAGCGGCACGCCCTCGTCGTGGGCCAGCTGGGCCAGCGCGGCGGCCAGACCGGCGCCGGCACTGTCTCCAGCCACGGCAATTTGCGCGGGGTTCAGTCCAAGTGCGGGGGCCTGCGCCGTCAGCCAGGTCAGGGCCGCAAAACAGTCGTTCAGCGGTCCCGGGAACGGGGTCTGCGGAGCCAGGCGGTAGTCCACATTGACCACCAGCAGCCCCAACTCAGTGGCGTAGCGCGCGCACTGGGCGTGGTAGGCCGCCGCCGAGCCGGTGACAAACCCCCCGCCGTGGATGTACAGCAGGGCGGCTGTGGGTGGTCTGCCCTGGCCCGGCCGGTACAGCAACACGGGCACGTCTGGGTCGCCGGAGCGGCCAGGCACCGTCCGGGCCTCGACCTGCACGCCGCTGGGCAGCGGAAAGCGCGTGGGGAGGCGCCGCATGATTGTCACCAGGGGCTGCGTGAACGAGGGGGTCCGGAGCCGCAGCAGCGGCGTTTGGAGCTCTGGGTGCAGGTGCCCGTAGGTGCGGGCCTGCCGACCAGTCAGCCAGAGCCCCAGGGCGGCGGCGGCCCCCCAGCCCAGCCAGCAGCGCCGCTGCCCCGTCTTGACGAGGTTCTTTAGGCGCACGTCAGGACGTGGCAACGGGCTGCGCCGCCGGTCCCAGCGCCACGCGCATGCCGCGCAGTTCGTAGCCTTTGACCACCTCGTTAAAGGTCACCGTGGGCGGCGTCACCAGGCGCAGGTCATTCCAGACCAGCAGGCGGCGCAGGAAGGTGTCGCTTTCCTTGATGGCCAGGAAGGCGCCGGGGCAGCGGTGGTGGCCGTCCCCGAAGGCCAGCACCGGCGCCTGGACCCCGCGCGGCAGCGGCCGGGCCGGGCACAGCTGGTCAGCGTGGTCGCCGGCCACCGCCGGGTCGGCGTTGGTGTCGTAGATGTGCATGGCCACTAGACTGCCCCCCGGAATGTGCTGCCCGGCCACCGTCAGGTCGCCCTGGGTGCGGCGGTACAGCATGGACACCACTGGCTCGGCGCGCAGAATCTCATGCAGGATGGCGTGCCGCTCGGGTTCAGTGCCGTGAACGTAGGCGCGGCGCAGCTCTGGCTCGCGCAGCATGTGCCACGCCGCGACCGTGATGAACTCGCGGGTGGTCACCATGCCGGCGGTGCCGTAGGTCAGGCATTCGGTCAAGATTTCCAGGTCGGTGTAATCCTGCCTCAGCAGGTGGCTGATGAGGTCGTCTTTGGGCTGGCGCCGCCGCGCCTGAATGGCAGGTTTTACGTCCAGCAGGTAAAAAGCCAGCAGCTGCCGCTGGTTCCAGAGGCCCTGGAGGTGGGCCAGCGGCCCGGCAGGCTTGGCCTCTGCCGTCTGGTCCCGGCTGGGCCGCTCGCCCTCCACAAAGGAAGTGACGCGGCGGTCAAGGCCTGGCAGCAGGCTGTCGGTCAGGCCCACCACCTGCGCGGCCACCCGCACGGCCATCGTCAGGCTCAGGTCGTCCACGTTGGCCTGCCCCCTGCGCACCAGTTGCCCCATCAGGTCGTCGGCCAGGGCCGCAATCATGGGCTG contains these protein-coding regions:
- a CDS encoding cytochrome P450, producing MTTPEPQCPFGHGGLTRQADLPTRPSAPVQPDPQGVYQVHGFQAAREVLRSEQVIQAGFGAEQVQSASIMRNKPVLYTEGQPHHEMRRDTARYFTPAAVATYQPMIAALADDLMGQLVRRGQANVDDLSLTMAVRVAAQVVGLTDSLLPGLDRRVTSFVEGERPSRDQTAEAKPAGPLAHLQGLWNQRQLLAFYLLDVKPAIQARRRQPKDDLISHLLRQDYTDLEILTECLTYGTAGMVTTREFITVAAWHMLREPELRRAYVHGTEPERHAILHEILRAEPVVSMLYRRTQGDLTVAGQHIPGGSLVAMHIYDTNADPAVAGDHADQLCPARPLPRGVQAPVLAFGDGHHRCPGAFLAIKESDTFLRRLLVWNDLRLVTPPTVTFNEVVKGYELRGMRVALGPAAQPVATS
- a CDS encoding alpha/beta hydrolase, with the translated sequence MPRPDVRLKNLVKTGQRRCWLGWGAAAALGLWLTGRQARTYGHLHPELQTPLLRLRTPSFTQPLVTIMRRLPTRFPLPSGVQVEARTVPGRSGDPDVPVLLYRPGQGRPPTAALLYIHGGGFVTGSAAAYHAQCARYATELGLLVVNVDYRLAPQTPFPGPLNDCFAALTWLTAQAPALGLNPAQIAVAGDSAGAGLAAALAQLAHDEGVPLAFQLLLYPMLDDRTVLRTDHSGRGEFVWTPASNRLGWTAYLGRAPQWESAPEYAAPARREHLAGLAPAWIGAGTLDLFYDEACLYAQRLRAAGVPCKWDEVEGAYHASERFAPAAPVSRAFVARSLEALRRGLKLEPVS